A region from the Papaver somniferum cultivar HN1 unplaced genomic scaffold, ASM357369v1 unplaced-scaffold_22, whole genome shotgun sequence genome encodes:
- the LOC113340604 gene encoding antimicrobial peptide 1-like: MASSTKNSLSLLFMAFVLMAVASELANASSFTVYRLSGCSGQSQTYRCGCNNLLYMGGYRFTYTGQTARMYNTGNCLGASVTTFSSSGSRCAGVGWRSVNLQC, from the coding sequence ATGGCATCTAGTACTAAGAACTCACTCTCCTTGCTATTCATGGCTTTCGTCCTCATGGCTGTAGCAAGTGAATTGGCAAATGCAAGTTCGTTCACAGTATATCGTTTATCAGGTTGCAGCGGCCAATCTCAAACGTACCGTTGTGGATGCAACAACCTTTTATATATGGGTGGTTATCGATTTACTTACACTGGTCAAACTGCTAGAATGTACAACACAGGAAATTGTCTAGGTGCGAGCGTTACTACTTTCAGCAGCAGCGGTAGTCGGTGCGCTGGAGTTGGATGGAGGAGTGTTAACCTCCAGTGTTAA